The Urbifossiella limnaea genome has a window encoding:
- a CDS encoding O-antigen ligase family protein: MRWLLIGYMFLFIDRPFEVWPWLGDLHVERVYMLFTLAVWAAYPGKRWLPNAQHAAYALFASGVVTAWALSPWADKGLPTVEDWFKIVVFYVLLVTTVHDEKGLKHIAVGFLMVMGLYLLHSFREYLGGRHTYRMGIARMVGVDTTLGDPNSFGASIIYALPIVAAAWQSNLGGRLGKFTIAGYVGLSSMCILLTGSRGSLLGLCVWFAVIVWGTRYRARAALALVVAAPLAFVALPDSLQNRFETIINPEVGPANARESGQGRIEGFFTGLNLWANSPLSGVGPGVWRAATGSKIESHNLYGQLVGETGTAGLIGFVAVVVCFWLNLRAVKRMKASLPPEQHNDLIFTLPRAVGVALFLLLLMGAVGHNLFRFTWLWFGGFLIIARHCAARRVAAYLAEGVSEAEAEPVAEGWVVHPAHAS, encoded by the coding sequence ATGCGGTGGCTCCTGATCGGCTACATGTTCCTGTTCATCGACCGGCCGTTCGAGGTCTGGCCGTGGCTCGGCGACCTGCACGTCGAGCGGGTGTACATGCTGTTTACCCTCGCCGTCTGGGCCGCGTACCCCGGCAAGCGCTGGCTCCCGAACGCGCAGCATGCGGCCTACGCCCTGTTCGCCAGCGGCGTCGTCACCGCCTGGGCGCTCAGCCCGTGGGCCGACAAGGGGCTACCCACCGTCGAGGACTGGTTCAAGATCGTCGTCTTCTACGTCCTGCTGGTCACCACCGTCCACGACGAGAAGGGTCTGAAGCACATTGCCGTCGGCTTCCTGATGGTGATGGGGCTGTACCTGTTGCACTCCTTCCGCGAGTACCTCGGCGGCCGGCACACGTACCGCATGGGTATCGCCCGCATGGTCGGCGTGGACACCACGCTCGGCGACCCGAACAGCTTCGGCGCCAGCATCATCTACGCGTTGCCGATCGTGGCGGCGGCGTGGCAGTCGAACCTCGGCGGCCGGCTCGGCAAATTCACGATCGCGGGTTATGTCGGCCTGTCGAGCATGTGCATCCTGCTCACCGGCTCGCGCGGCTCGCTGCTGGGGCTGTGCGTGTGGTTCGCCGTCATTGTGTGGGGCACCCGCTACCGGGCGCGGGCGGCGCTCGCGCTCGTCGTCGCGGCCCCGCTGGCGTTCGTGGCGCTGCCGGACTCGTTGCAGAACCGCTTCGAGACGATCATCAACCCGGAGGTCGGCCCGGCCAACGCCCGCGAGTCCGGCCAGGGGCGCATCGAAGGGTTCTTCACCGGTCTGAATCTGTGGGCGAACAGCCCCCTCAGCGGCGTCGGCCCTGGCGTGTGGCGGGCGGCGACGGGGAGCAAGATCGAATCACACAACCTGTACGGCCAACTCGTCGGCGAGACCGGCACCGCGGGGCTGATCGGCTTCGTGGCTGTCGTTGTATGTTTCTGGTTGAACCTGCGGGCGGTGAAGCGGATGAAGGCTTCGCTGCCGCCGGAGCAGCACAACGACCTGATCTTCACGCTGCCGCGGGCGGTGGGAGTAGCGCTATTCCTGCTTCTGCTCATGGGGGCGGTGGGACACAACCTGTTCCGCTTCACCTGGCTGTGGTTCGGCGGCTTCCTCATCATCGCCCGCCACTGTGCCGCACGTCGCGTCGCGGCATATCTGGCTGAAGGCGTGTCGGAGGCAGAAGCCGAGCCGGTGGCCGAGGGGTGGGTGGTTCACCCGGCACACGCGAGTTGA
- a CDS encoding fatty acid desaturase family protein — translation MSLADAPPKSLNDTALKAALQDLRRTDNLTNWFYLARSYFYLAVVLGGAVWFFESREALGLHWLLNVPVALLAIVLVGAGQHQLTGLAHEGSHHILFRGRYLNDLATDLLTMFPLFSSIYHYRLQHLAHHQFVNDPERDPDVSQLKTSGHWLDFPVERPEAIRALLRQLWPFRLIRFMRVRARYNATGADSNPYLFKGKKPSKGAVRVGVVYLLALVGTLAGLFFLADEPWLLLAVPSAMWAVVSVVFLKLPNDKYHQSRLHPVIHARYTSILRVGFITAVFAGLTFAQKVTGSPYVGYYALLWLVPLFTSFAFFMILRQIVQHGNGGRGWLTNTRTFLVAPAIRFAVFPMGQDYHLPHHLYATIPHYRLRKLHDLLMGYPEYRDEAVVVEGYFRPPHTPQTRPTVLDVLGPGYNGAGKAVYIDNTVMDGDTFEEQEQLRAEAEGLRDAADSTAERFGG, via the coding sequence ATGAGCCTCGCCGACGCGCCGCCGAAGTCCCTGAACGACACGGCCCTCAAGGCCGCGCTCCAGGACTTGCGGCGGACCGACAACCTGACCAACTGGTTCTACCTCGCGCGCAGTTACTTCTACCTCGCGGTGGTGCTCGGTGGCGCCGTGTGGTTCTTCGAGAGCCGCGAGGCGCTCGGGCTCCACTGGCTGCTCAACGTCCCCGTCGCGCTGCTGGCGATCGTGCTGGTCGGCGCCGGGCAGCACCAATTGACCGGGCTGGCGCACGAGGGCTCGCACCACATCCTGTTCCGCGGCCGCTATCTGAACGACCTGGCGACCGACCTGCTGACGATGTTCCCGCTGTTCAGCAGCATCTACCACTACCGGTTGCAGCACCTCGCGCACCACCAGTTCGTCAACGACCCCGAGCGCGACCCGGACGTGTCGCAGCTGAAGACCAGCGGCCACTGGCTCGACTTCCCGGTGGAGCGGCCAGAGGCCATCCGCGCCCTGCTCCGGCAATTGTGGCCGTTCCGGCTGATCCGCTTCATGCGGGTACGGGCACGCTACAACGCCACCGGCGCCGACTCGAACCCGTACCTGTTCAAGGGAAAGAAGCCGAGCAAGGGGGCCGTCCGCGTCGGCGTGGTGTACCTGCTGGCTCTGGTGGGAACGCTCGCCGGCCTGTTCTTCCTGGCGGACGAGCCGTGGCTGCTGCTCGCCGTGCCCTCCGCGATGTGGGCCGTGGTGAGCGTGGTGTTCCTGAAGCTGCCGAACGACAAGTACCACCAGAGCCGGCTCCACCCGGTCATTCACGCCCGCTACACGTCGATCCTGCGGGTGGGGTTCATCACCGCTGTGTTCGCCGGGCTGACGTTCGCCCAGAAGGTGACCGGCTCGCCCTACGTCGGCTACTACGCGCTGCTGTGGCTGGTGCCTCTCTTCACGTCGTTCGCGTTCTTCATGATCCTCCGCCAGATCGTGCAGCACGGCAACGGCGGCCGCGGCTGGCTGACGAACACGCGGACGTTCCTGGTCGCCCCGGCGATCCGCTTTGCCGTCTTCCCGATGGGCCAGGATTACCACCTGCCACACCACCTGTACGCGACCATCCCGCACTACCGACTCCGGAAGCTGCACGACCTGCTGATGGGGTACCCGGAGTACCGCGACGAGGCGGTCGTGGTGGAGGGCTACTTCCGCCCGCCGCACACGCCGCAGACCCGGCCGACAGTGCTCGATGTGCTCGGGCCGGGGTACAACGGGGCGGGGAAGGCGGTGTACATCGACAACACGGTGATGGACGGCGACACGTTCGAGGAGCAGGAACAACTTCGGGCGGAGGCAGAAGGGCTACGGGACGCAGCGGACTCGACAGCCGAGCGATTCGGCGGGTAG
- a CDS encoding SDR family NAD(P)-dependent oxidoreductase produces the protein MTRDLTGKRVILTGASGGIGRATAAALAVAGCRVALASRSRDTLDALVRELPAAEYVVVPTDITNADDRRRLVETAVTAFGGLDILVNNAGIGSWGHFATSTEDIARRVMETNFFGPVELTRVALPHLENGVQPCVVNVTSMCGRKGMPAWPEYSASKFALVGMSEAWRGEFARFGVDTLTVVPGMTDSGFDKNWIRVDGKADLRFTDGLKPEEVAAGIVAAIRANKTETVLGSEARRLLRFNRYFPRLTNWLIARKVKKLYAAGTPS, from the coding sequence ATGACGCGCGATTTGACCGGCAAGCGGGTGATCCTGACGGGGGCGTCCGGTGGCATCGGCCGCGCCACCGCCGCAGCGTTGGCTGTGGCCGGCTGCCGTGTCGCACTGGCCTCCCGGAGTCGCGACACCCTCGACGCGCTTGTTCGGGAACTACCCGCGGCCGAGTACGTCGTCGTCCCCACCGACATCACGAACGCAGACGACCGCCGCCGGCTCGTAGAAACCGCCGTGACCGCGTTCGGCGGGCTCGACATCCTGGTGAACAACGCCGGCATCGGCAGCTGGGGTCACTTCGCCACCTCGACGGAGGACATCGCCCGCCGCGTGATGGAAACGAACTTCTTCGGCCCCGTCGAACTCACGCGGGTGGCGCTGCCGCACCTGGAGAACGGCGTGCAGCCGTGCGTGGTGAACGTCACGTCGATGTGCGGGCGGAAGGGGATGCCGGCGTGGCCGGAGTATTCGGCGAGTAAGTTCGCACTAGTCGGCATGTCCGAGGCCTGGCGCGGCGAGTTCGCCCGGTTCGGGGTGGACACGCTGACCGTGGTGCCCGGGATGACGGACAGCGGCTTCGACAAGAACTGGATTCGTGTGGACGGGAAGGCCGACCTGCGCTTCACCGACGGGTTGAAGCCGGAGGAAGTGGCCGCGGGCATCGTCGCTGCGATCCGCGCGAACAAGACGGAGACGGTGCTCGGCTCCGAGGCGCGGCGATTGCTGCGGTTCAACCGCTACTTTCCACGCCTGACGAACTGGTTGATCGCCCGCAAGGTCAAGAAGCTGTACGCCGCCGGGACCCCCTCATGA
- a CDS encoding DUF3185 domain-containing protein, whose product MRALSIIGILLIVMGVVALAVGGFTFFTTERVVDAGPLQIDVQKPHTIILNPIVGVVAAVAGVALVLADRRATA is encoded by the coding sequence ATGCGCGCCTTGTCAATAATCGGCATCCTGCTGATCGTCATGGGTGTCGTCGCCCTCGCGGTGGGCGGCTTCACCTTCTTCACCACCGAGCGTGTCGTCGACGCCGGCCCGCTTCAGATCGACGTGCAGAAGCCACACACCATCATTCTGAACCCGATCGTCGGCGTCGTCGCGGCCGTCGCCGGGGTTGCACTCGTGCTCGCCGACCGACGCGCGACCGCCTGA